One genomic segment of Acinetobacter oleivorans DR1 includes these proteins:
- a CDS encoding GspH/FimT family pseudopilin: MFKSPGFTLMELTITLAILMIMFTLALPLYHQFMASMELKNTPQLLTIHIQKAKYDAILRHKSVVLCPSVDLSICNSNWHTRLISFVDTNHNLQRESDEEILTNIELNHHYGSLKFQKFGKKLNSIVFQGDTGLPRESNGSFTYCSYNQLKNFKLVLSKMGHVRLEELQNC; this comes from the coding sequence ATGTTTAAATCTCCTGGTTTCACATTGATGGAACTCACTATAACGCTCGCAATTCTTATGATTATGTTCACCCTAGCCCTTCCTTTATACCACCAATTTATGGCTTCAATGGAATTAAAAAACACGCCTCAACTACTCACAATTCATATACAAAAAGCTAAATACGACGCAATTCTACGACATAAGAGTGTCGTACTTTGCCCAAGTGTTGATTTGTCTATATGTAATAGTAATTGGCATACAAGGCTTATAAGCTTTGTAGACACAAATCATAATCTACAAAGAGAAAGCGACGAAGAAATATTAACCAATATTGAACTTAATCATCATTATGGTTCTTTGAAATTTCAAAAATTCGGCAAAAAATTAAATAGTATCGTATTTCAGGGAGATACCGGACTTCCACGTGAGTCTAACGGCAGTTTTACTTATTGTTCTTATAATCAGCTTAAAAATTTTAAATTAGTTCTTAGCAAAATGGGGCATGTACGCTTAGAAGAACTTCAAAATTGTTAG
- the omp38 gene encoding outer membrane protein Omp38, translating to MKLSRIALAMLVAAPLAAANAGVTVTPLLVGYTWQDSDHNNDKLTSHAELQDDLFVGAALGVELTPWLGFEAEYNQVKGDLDGTGVAGAEYKQKTVAGNFYATSDLITKNYDSKFKPYVLLGAGQTKTEFDGIYEDKKDTIGNAGVGAFYRLNDALSLRTEARGTYDFDEKYWRYTALAGLNVVLGGHLKPAAPVVEVAPVEPTPVAPQPQELTEDLNMELRVFFDTNKSNIKDQYKPEIAKVAEKLTEYPNATARIEGHTDNTGPRKLNERLSLARANSVKSALVNEYNVDASRLSTQGFAWDQPIADNKTKEGRAMNRRVFATITGSRTVVVQPGQEAAAPAAAQ from the coding sequence ATGAAATTGAGTCGTATTGCACTTGCTATGCTTGTCGCTGCACCTTTAGCTGCTGCTAATGCTGGCGTAACTGTTACCCCTTTATTGGTAGGTTATACTTGGCAGGATAGTGACCACAACAACGATAAATTAACTAGTCATGCTGAATTACAAGATGATTTATTCGTTGGTGCTGCACTAGGTGTTGAATTAACTCCTTGGTTAGGTTTCGAAGCTGAATATAACCAAGTTAAAGGTGATCTTGATGGTACTGGCGTAGCTGGTGCTGAATATAAACAAAAAACTGTTGCTGGTAACTTCTACGCAACTTCAGATTTGATTACTAAGAACTACGACAGCAAATTTAAGCCGTACGTATTATTAGGTGCTGGTCAAACTAAAACTGAGTTTGATGGTATCTATGAAGACAAGAAAGATACAATCGGTAATGCTGGTGTAGGTGCTTTCTATCGTTTGAATGATGCATTATCACTTCGTACTGAAGCTCGTGGTACTTATGATTTTGATGAGAAATACTGGCGTTATACAGCTCTTGCTGGTTTAAACGTAGTTCTTGGTGGTCACTTGAAGCCTGCTGCTCCAGTAGTAGAAGTTGCTCCAGTTGAACCAACTCCAGTTGCTCCACAACCACAAGAGTTAACTGAAGACCTTAACATGGAACTTCGTGTGTTCTTTGATACTAACAAGTCAAACATCAAAGACCAATACAAGCCAGAAATCGCTAAAGTTGCTGAGAAGTTAACTGAATACCCTAACGCTACTGCACGTATCGAAGGTCACACAGATAACACTGGTCCACGTAAGTTAAACGAACGTTTATCTTTAGCTCGTGCTAACTCTGTTAAATCAGCTCTTGTAAACGAATACAACGTTGATGCATCTCGTTTGTCTACTCAAGGTTTCGCTTGGGATCAACCGATTGCTGACAACAAAACTAAAGAAGGTCGTGCTATGAACCGTCGTGTATTCGCGACAATCACTGGTAGCCGTACTGTAGTTGTTCAACCTGGTCAAGAAGCGGCAGCTCCTGCAGCAGCTCAATAA
- a CDS encoding RtcB family protein: MGIQKILNEEALYGVPVKIFTQDIDSESIEQLKKMAQLQFIYSHIAVMPDVHVGKGATVGSVIPTKHAIIPAAVGVDIGCGMNAIRLSLKASQLPDNLSRLRDAIERKVPVGFALHKQVKAKASSIIPLEKRLKPIIKKHPGLVRMLRQFDATWQKQLGTLGGGNHFIELCIDENQDVWVMLHSGSRGLGNVIGTYFIELAKKEAQHRFGHVPDKDLSYFAEGSNSFDDYVEAVEWAQEYAFENRKEMMRLILEAIRPLLPSFQMTKEAINCHHNYVSRETHFGESLLITRKGAIRVGLDELGIIPGSMGARSYIVRGKANPESFCSCSHGAGRKMSRSKAKTLFNQQDLIEQTQGIECRKDSGVVDEIPSAYKDIDEVMANQADLIEIVHTLKQVLCIKG; this comes from the coding sequence ATGGGCATACAAAAAATATTAAATGAGGAAGCACTTTACGGTGTTCCCGTTAAAATTTTCACTCAAGATATAGATAGTGAAAGTATCGAACAACTCAAGAAAATGGCTCAACTGCAATTTATCTACTCACATATTGCTGTTATGCCAGATGTTCACGTAGGAAAAGGCGCGACTGTAGGCAGTGTTATTCCAACTAAACATGCCATTATCCCAGCAGCAGTCGGTGTAGATATTGGCTGTGGAATGAATGCAATTCGCTTAAGCCTAAAGGCCTCGCAATTGCCTGATAACTTAAGTCGTTTACGCGATGCAATCGAACGTAAAGTACCAGTCGGATTTGCTTTGCATAAACAAGTTAAAGCAAAAGCTTCAAGCATTATTCCGCTTGAAAAACGCTTAAAGCCTATTATCAAAAAGCATCCTGGACTTGTTCGAATGCTTCGACAATTTGATGCAACATGGCAAAAGCAACTTGGTACTTTAGGTGGTGGCAATCACTTTATCGAATTATGTATTGATGAAAATCAAGACGTATGGGTGATGCTACATTCAGGTAGCAGAGGGCTGGGTAACGTTATTGGTACTTATTTTATTGAATTAGCCAAGAAAGAAGCTCAGCATCGTTTTGGTCACGTACCTGATAAAGACTTAAGCTATTTTGCCGAAGGCTCAAACAGCTTTGATGATTATGTAGAAGCTGTAGAGTGGGCTCAAGAATATGCTTTTGAAAATCGCAAGGAAATGATGCGTTTAATTTTAGAAGCGATTCGCCCTCTTCTACCCTCTTTTCAAATGACCAAAGAAGCTATTAATTGTCATCATAATTATGTAAGCCGTGAAACACATTTCGGTGAAAGTTTACTAATTACCCGAAAAGGTGCAATTCGAGTAGGCTTAGATGAATTAGGCATTATTCCAGGCTCAATGGGAGCACGCTCTTATATCGTCAGAGGTAAAGCAAACCCTGAGTCATTTTGTTCTTGTTCTCATGGAGCAGGTCGCAAGATGAGTCGAAGCAAGGCAAAAACTCTTTTTAACCAGCAAGATCTTATTGAACAAACCCAAGGTATTGAATGCCGCAAAGACAGTGGTGTTGTTGATGAAATCCCAAGTGCTTATAAAGATATTGATGAAGTCATGGCAAATCAGGCTGACCTCATTGAAATTGTTCACACACTTAAACAAGTTTTATGTATTAAAGGTTAA